In Drosophila nasuta strain 15112-1781.00 chromosome 2R, ASM2355853v1, whole genome shotgun sequence, a single genomic region encodes these proteins:
- the LOC132785912 gene encoding tabinhibitin 3 isoform X2 — MHIQLAMFILCTAVIDQLYSMRFFEAPIFKTKVSKYKLRTKLVSPTPPQNYCRKGLCPANVKHIACDNPFWGSHCEKPRAGVNVEKIKTDIIDVHNNIRENMSKVSWQNLPIAKGLPKVKWNQDLSVLAMRITNYCNNATGMDCVNTPRFLHVGGNFLRVNASFVESFPSDASNFDYAFANIINQRANEVGCGMMTRKPGRLPWYYITCLYDTEVKPGQKLYDF, encoded by the exons ATGCACATTCAGTTAGCAATGTTTATCCTTTGCACTGCTGTCATAGATCAGCTATATTCGATGCGCTTTTTTGAAGCCCCAATCTTTAAGACCAAAGTAAGTAAATATAAGTTGCGTACTAAGCTGGTTTCCCCAACTCCTCCACAAAACTATTGCCGCAAAGGTCTATGTCCAGCGAATGTGAAACACATCGCATGTGACAATCCATTT TGGGGATCACATTGTGAAAAGCCCCGAGCAGGTGTCAACGTGGAAAAAATCAAGACAGACATCATCGACGTTCATAATAACATACGTGAGAATATGTCGAAAGTCAGTTGGCAAAATCTGCCCATAGCTAAGGGCTTGCCCAAGGTGAAATGGAACCAAGATCTTTCCGTTCTGGCGATGAGGATCACAAACTATTGCAACAATGCAACTGGCATGGACTGTGTAAATACACCACGTTTTCTGCATGTAG gTGGCAACTTCCTTAGGGTAAATGCGAGTTTTGTTGAGAGTTTTCCATCGGATGCCTCGAATTTTGATTATGCATTCGCAAATATAATTAATCAAAGAGCGAACGAAGTGGGATGCGGCATGATGACACGAAAACCCGGTAGGTTACCATGGTACTATATCACCTGTTTATATGACACGGAAGTGAAGCCTGGCCAAAAATTGTAtgatttttaa
- the LOC132785912 gene encoding tabinhibitin 3 isoform X1, which yields MHIQLAMFILCTAVIDQLYSMRFFEAPIFKTKVSKYKLRTKLVSPTPPQNYCRKGLCPANVKHIACDNPFWGSHCEKPRAGVNVEKIKTDIIDVHNNIRENMSKVSWQNLPIAKGLPKVKWNQDLSVLAMRITNYCNNATGMDCVNTPRFLHVGRSSTDWQIPPENSNMKPEDFLILAIKYIGGNFLRVNASFVESFPSDASNFDYAFANIINQRANEVGCGMMTRKPGRLPWYYITCLYDTEVKPGQKLYDF from the exons ATGCACATTCAGTTAGCAATGTTTATCCTTTGCACTGCTGTCATAGATCAGCTATATTCGATGCGCTTTTTTGAAGCCCCAATCTTTAAGACCAAAGTAAGTAAATATAAGTTGCGTACTAAGCTGGTTTCCCCAACTCCTCCACAAAACTATTGCCGCAAAGGTCTATGTCCAGCGAATGTGAAACACATCGCATGTGACAATCCATTT TGGGGATCACATTGTGAAAAGCCCCGAGCAGGTGTCAACGTGGAAAAAATCAAGACAGACATCATCGACGTTCATAATAACATACGTGAGAATATGTCGAAAGTCAGTTGGCAAAATCTGCCCATAGCTAAGGGCTTGCCCAAGGTGAAATGGAACCAAGATCTTTCCGTTCTGGCGATGAGGATCACAAACTATTGCAACAATGCAACTGGCATGGACTGTGTAAATACACCACGTTTTCTGCATGTAGGTCGGTCTTCAACGGATTGGCAAATTCCTCCTGAGAACAGTAATATGAAACCAGAGGATTTTCTAATTTtggcaattaaatatataggTGGCAACTTCCTTAGGGTAAATGCGAGTTTTGTTGAGAGTTTTCCATCGGATGCCTCGAATTTTGATTATGCATTCGCAAATATAATTAATCAAAGAGCGAACGAAGTGGGATGCGGCATGATGACACGAAAACCCGGTAGGTTACCATGGTACTATATCACCTGTTTATATGACACGGAAGTGAAGCCTGGCCAAAAATTGTAtgatttttaa